One region of Danio rerio strain Tuebingen ecotype United States chromosome 5, GRCz12tu, whole genome shotgun sequence genomic DNA includes:
- the LOC141385578 gene encoding serine/threonine-protein kinase pim-3-like isoform X2 has protein sequence MGENRSRSRSRSSAFIQAAVQDVRTHDGDGETQTVSQELDGFLAPLPSLLAKSVSTDQGNRKRKRQSGSQQTPEDERPSTSSRRALKRSRRDAYAKGPLLGDGGFGSVFAGMRRSDGLPVAIKYVSKERTQRRLRVEGQGRLPLEVALMTRVNSAPACPNVLQLLDWFDRPRRYILILERPDPCQDLQSFCEENDCLDEGLAKKVLVQLIAALKHCESRGVLHRDVKPENLLISTESQDIKLLDFGCGDLLKRSAYKYFAGTIQYAPPEWFCRQRYHAGPATVWSVGVTLFNILCNRFPFGGSLRVTSRSKLTFPITLSTEAVDADGEEENTHRTHTEQQIPAENTL, from the exons atgggtgaaaaccgca gccgctccagatccaggagttctgctttcatccaggcagctgttcaggacgtcaggacacatgatggtgatggtgaaaccCAGACCGTGAGCCAAGAGCTTGATGGATTTCTCGCACCTCTGCCTTCCCTGTTGGCCAAATCTGTGTccacagatcagggtaacaggaagaggaagcggcagagcggcagccagcaaacaccagaagatgaacgtccgtccacctcatctagaagagctctcaaacgctctcgcagag acgcgtatgcaaagggcccactgctgggagacggtggatttggctctgtgtttgctgggatgcgcaggtctgatggactgcca gtcgccatcaagtatgtgtctaaagagcggacacagaggagactgagagtt gaaggtcagggtcggctgccgctggaggtggcactgatgacccgcgtcaattcagctcctgcctgccccaacgtcctgcagctgctagactggtttgaccgtcccagacgctacatcctgatcctggagcgtccggatccctgccaagacctccagagcttctgtgaggagaacgacTGTCTGGATGAGggtctggccaagaaagtgctggtgcagctgatcgcggctctgaaacactgcgagagccgcggagtcctgcaccgggacgtcaagccagagaacctgctgatctccacagagtcccaggacatcaagctgctggacttcggctgtggagatctgctcaagcgctcggcctacaaatacttcgcag gaacgattcaatacgctccacctgagtggttctgcagacagcgctaccatgcgggtccagctacggtgtggtcagtaggagtgaccctcttcaacatcctgtgcaaccgtttccccttcggaggctcactgagggtcacgtccaggagcaaactgaccttccccataactctgtcaacag aggcagtagacgcagatggagaagaggagaacacacaccgaacacacactgaacagcagattccagcagaaaacacactctga
- the LOC141385578 gene encoding serine/threonine-protein kinase pim-3-like isoform X1, producing the protein MGENRSRSRSRSSAFIQAAVQDVRTHDGDGETQTVSQELDGFLAPLPSLLAKSVSTDQGNRKRKRQSGSQQTPEDERPSTSSRRALKRSRRDAYAKGPLLGDGGFGSVFAGMRRSDGLPVAIKYVSKERTQRRLRVEGQGRLPLEVALMTRVNSAPACPNVLQLLDWFDRPRRYILILERPDPCQDLQSFCEENDCLDEGLAKKVLVQLIAALKHCESRGVLHRDVKPENLLISTESQDIKLLDFGCGDLLKRSAYKYFAGTIQYAPPEWFCRQRYHAGPATVWSVGVTLFNILCNRFPFGGSLRVTSRSKLTFPITLSTECRQLIGWCLSPAAADRPSLDDIERHPWLQ; encoded by the exons atgggtgaaaaccgca gccgctccagatccaggagttctgctttcatccaggcagctgttcaggacgtcaggacacatgatggtgatggtgaaaccCAGACCGTGAGCCAAGAGCTTGATGGATTTCTCGCACCTCTGCCTTCCCTGTTGGCCAAATCTGTGTccacagatcagggtaacaggaagaggaagcggcagagcggcagccagcaaacaccagaagatgaacgtccgtccacctcatctagaagagctctcaaacgctctcgcagag acgcgtatgcaaagggcccactgctgggagacggtggatttggctctgtgtttgctgggatgcgcaggtctgatggactgcca gtcgccatcaagtatgtgtctaaagagcggacacagaggagactgagagtt gaaggtcagggtcggctgccgctggaggtggcactgatgacccgcgtcaattcagctcctgcctgccccaacgtcctgcagctgctagactggtttgaccgtcccagacgctacatcctgatcctggagcgtccggatccctgccaagacctccagagcttctgtgaggagaacgacTGTCTGGATGAGggtctggccaagaaagtgctggtgcagctgatcgcggctctgaaacactgcgagagccgcggagtcctgcaccgggacgtcaagccagagaacctgctgatctccacagagtcccaggacatcaagctgctggacttcggctgtggagatctgctcaagcgctcggcctacaaatacttcgcag gaacgattcaatacgctccacctgagtggttctgcagacagcgctaccatgcgggtccagctacggtgtggtcagtaggagtgaccctcttcaacatcctgtgcaaccgtttccccttcggaggctcactgagggtcacgtccaggagcaaactgaccttccccataactctgtcaacag agtgccgtcagctgattggctggtgtctcagtccagcggcggctgatcggcccagtttggacgatattgagcgccatccctggttacagtga